CTGCCGCCCTGGCCCTTCTCGCCGCCGCCTGCAGCCACAACGCCCCGAACGCCCTCGCCCCCAAGGGCCCGGGTGCCGAGCGCATCGCCGGTGTGTGGTGGCTGATGTTCGGCCTGGCCACGGCCGTCTACGTCGTGGTCGCCGGCCTCATCATCGCCGCCGCCATGCGGGGCCGGCGCCTCCCCGAGGGCGAGGAACGCCCTTCGCGCATCAAGGACTCCGGGTTCATCTGGTTCGGTGGAGTGGTGGCTCCGGCTGTCATCCTCGGCGGGCTGGCGGTGGTTACGGTGACCACCACCAACGATCTCCGCCGGGTCGAGGCGGGGGCGCTGCGGATCGAGGTCACCGGCTACCGGTGGTGGTGGGACGTCCGGTACCCCGACGACGGCGTGGTGACGGCCAACGAGATCCACATCCCGGTCGGGCAGCCGGTCGAGATCGGCCTCGAGTCGGCCGACGTCATCCACAGCTTCTGGGTGCCGGAGCTGGCAGGCAAGGTGGACCAGATCCCGGGCCAGCGCAACGTGATCAGGCTCCGTGCCGACGAGCCCGGCACGTACCGCGGGTTCTGCGCCGAGTTCTGCGGTCTCCAGCACGCCAAGATGCAGTTCCTCGTCATCGCCGACCCACCCGACGAGTTCGCCCGGTGGATCACCCGCCGCCAGCGCCCGGTGGGCGGGCCGAGCAGCGAGCAAGCCGCGCTCGGCCAGGTGGTGTTCAACCGGTCGACGTGCGGCGCGT
The sequence above is drawn from the Acidimicrobiales bacterium genome and encodes:
- the coxB gene encoding cytochrome c oxidase subunit II, producing MSTGRRRRVLGSAAAALALLAAACSHNAPNALAPKGPGAERIAGVWWLMFGLATAVYVVVAGLIIAAAMRGRRLPEGEERPSRIKDSGFIWFGGVVAPAVILGGLAVVTVTTTNDLRRVEAGALRIEVTGYRWWWDVRYPDDGVVTANEIHIPVGQPVEIGLESADVIHSFWVPELAGKVDQIPGQRNVIRLRADEPGTYRGFCAEFCGLQHAKMQFLVIADPPDEFARWITRRQRPVGGPSSEQAALGQVVFNRSTCGACHAVRGTDARGTTGPDLSDLGSRTTIGAVSIDNDAENLAEWIRNPHESKPGNLMPPTYLPPEELAALVAYLEGLE